A single genomic interval of Littorina saxatilis isolate snail1 linkage group LG17, US_GU_Lsax_2.0, whole genome shotgun sequence harbors:
- the LOC138952619 gene encoding uncharacterized protein, whose product MKYYQLGALAHRQHPNTITDRQHPNTITDRQDPNTITDRQDPNTITDRQDPNTITDRQDPNTITDRQHPDTIQRVRETESKRETKRET is encoded by the exons ATGAAATATTATCAACTAGGAGCGCTCGCTC ACCGTCAACATCCCAACACGATTACAGACCGTCAACATCCCAACACGATTACAGACCGTCAAGATCCCAACACGATTACAGACCGTCAAGATCCCAACACGATTACAGACCGTCAAGATCCCAACACGATTACAGACCGTCAAGATCCCAACACGATTACAGACCGTCAACATCCCGACACGATT cagagagtaagagagacagagagtaagagagagacaaagagagagaca